One genomic window of Halostagnicola kamekurae includes the following:
- a CDS encoding AlbA family DNA-binding domain-containing protein, translating into MINYNPFEKPLSEIDSDDIYELDVPEGYYYEYKRSLIGKEDIAKSVSSFANTYGGLLFLGVEENDDTNKPEDRFTLSNGDSSKYKETVRNAVKEYVSPPPRFTTHTFDGFSEDGGEGYVILVDVPESQITPHINNNGCVYRRTGEGSDPYRPLTDPGVLDDLHNRREQWQERVEEFCQTEVGLTNAHAGDPENDILGIPMLEVYGIPTTLDEPVCSDVRLDLDGFRDAVQSSNMYLLSEDRDGVEEDESIKMGVDADTYRATSEGVVAQQWTTYDEDGYKDRAHTPLTIKFFADGSAKFFMPLPTIPFPEPSDQTVTWEVIDRYLDSSHENIQFIDGENTLLALYNHLNIYMNLLSTYGWPEESNNIYVKARLINGYRTMLFFESDWYQELVQDYGAPVCYDDVVEAPRMNPFQYEIELSKEDRFSSVLYSVVSIFQAFGLPLQNSTDLGENFTNSIFQNSPGEYDGPF; encoded by the coding sequence ATGATAAATTACAATCCCTTCGAGAAACCATTATCAGAGATAGACTCCGACGATATATACGAGTTAGATGTTCCAGAGGGATACTACTACGAATACAAGCGAAGTCTGATTGGAAAAGAAGATATCGCTAAATCAGTTAGCTCATTTGCAAATACGTATGGCGGCCTTCTCTTCCTTGGAGTTGAAGAAAACGATGACACGAACAAACCGGAAGACCGGTTCACATTGAGTAATGGTGATTCGTCAAAATATAAGGAAACAGTCCGGAATGCAGTCAAAGAATACGTTAGCCCGCCTCCACGATTCACAACTCATACATTTGATGGTTTTTCTGAAGATGGAGGTGAGGGATATGTCATACTAGTAGATGTTCCGGAAAGCCAGATCACACCGCATATCAATAACAACGGGTGTGTGTATCGGAGAACTGGTGAAGGAAGCGATCCCTATCGGCCGTTAACCGATCCAGGTGTTTTAGATGATCTTCATAACCGGAGAGAGCAATGGCAGGAAAGAGTTGAAGAATTCTGTCAGACCGAGGTAGGGCTTACAAACGCGCATGCAGGTGATCCAGAAAATGATATTCTGGGGATACCTATGCTGGAGGTATACGGTATCCCAACAACGCTTGACGAACCTGTCTGCAGTGATGTCCGGTTAGATTTAGACGGTTTTAGGGATGCAGTTCAGTCTTCAAACATGTATCTACTTTCGGAGGATCGTGATGGCGTGGAAGAAGATGAAAGTATTAAGATGGGTGTAGATGCGGATACGTATCGAGCAACTAGCGAAGGTGTTGTAGCTCAACAGTGGACTACTTATGACGAAGATGGGTATAAGGATAGGGCGCATACTCCGCTTACGATCAAGTTTTTCGCTGATGGTTCTGCGAAATTCTTCATGCCTCTTCCTACAATTCCGTTTCCGGAACCATCCGATCAGACAGTCACATGGGAAGTAATTGATAGGTACCTAGATTCATCCCATGAAAATATCCAGTTCATTGACGGGGAAAATACTCTACTTGCTCTCTATAACCATTTGAATATCTATATGAATTTACTTTCAACTTATGGTTGGCCAGAAGAATCAAATAACATCTATGTCAAAGCCAGATTGATTAATGGCTATAGAACAATGCTGTTTTTTGAGTCAGACTGGTATCAAGAATTGGTTCAGGATTACGGTGCTCCGGTTTGCTATGACGACGTGGTTGAAGCCCCGAGAATGAATCCTTTCCAGTACGAAATCGAATTATCTAAGGAAGACCGATTTTCCTCAGTCCTGTATTCAGTTGTATCCATATTTCAGGCGTTTGGTCTTCCTTTACAGAATTCCACAGATCTAGGTGAGAACTTCACCAACAGTATTTTTCAGAATTCACCTGGAGAATATGATGGGCCTTTCTAA
- a CDS encoding BREX system ATP-binding domain-containing protein, which produces MSEAFDISDQEQNYSQFKLDSNPFPYSPVPSENPEIYCGQDHATAAISSTVSATLSTGKSKHLVVTGKYGNGKSHTLKYTRSLLRDQGDIVVGYVAQPGEGFLDIYHEFMYDLGFSRVQEVAYEFLATVARDVTDANPIGANGMRSLIDDGDVLLSELVPTAVKRLSDVTKFADFARAIVHMVYEDTNLYAWQWLTGEGIRYEQRKEMEIHTALDDDTMGVRAFTAMKNLLLELGYTAVFVFVDEFESIARLSSKDEQATLNSIRHLMDQNSEGLCMLFGCAPEVWQDVMSEYHAFSERIGQEVALRPLTDEHLYALVERYLDRERTGGDQHSDIYPFTEDALDLILQRSQGNIRQVLSVCSRLLDTAAVEQENRISGEFVQESI; this is translated from the coding sequence ATGAGCGAAGCATTTGACATCAGCGATCAGGAACAGAATTACAGCCAATTCAAGCTCGACAGCAATCCTTTCCCGTACAGTCCGGTTCCTTCGGAGAACCCGGAGATTTACTGTGGTCAGGATCACGCGACCGCTGCAATCAGTTCGACGGTATCTGCGACGTTATCGACAGGTAAATCGAAACACCTGGTCGTCACCGGAAAGTACGGTAACGGGAAGTCGCATACACTCAAATATACACGTTCGCTATTGCGGGATCAGGGAGACATTGTCGTCGGCTACGTCGCGCAACCAGGCGAAGGGTTCCTCGACATCTATCACGAGTTCATGTATGATCTCGGGTTTTCTCGAGTCCAGGAAGTCGCATACGAGTTCCTCGCAACGGTAGCGCGTGATGTCACGGATGCCAATCCCATTGGAGCGAACGGAATGCGGTCACTGATTGATGATGGTGATGTACTGCTTTCAGAACTCGTCCCAACTGCAGTCAAGCGACTAAGCGATGTGACGAAGTTTGCTGATTTCGCGAGGGCTATCGTTCATATGGTGTATGAAGACACGAACCTGTATGCGTGGCAATGGTTGACTGGGGAGGGGATTCGATATGAACAGCGAAAAGAAATGGAGATCCACACCGCTCTCGACGACGATACAATGGGTGTTCGGGCGTTTACAGCGATGAAGAATTTACTGCTGGAGTTGGGCTATACTGCAGTGTTTGTCTTCGTTGACGAGTTTGAGAGTATTGCTCGTCTTTCATCGAAGGACGAGCAGGCAACCCTGAACAGTATCCGGCATCTGATGGACCAGAATAGTGAGGGGCTCTGTATGTTGTTCGGTTGCGCACCAGAGGTCTGGCAAGACGTAATGAGCGAATATCACGCGTTTAGTGAGCGAATCGGACAAGAGGTTGCGTTGCGCCCATTGACTGACGAACATCTGTACGCCCTTGTAGAACGATACCTAGATCGAGAACGCACAGGAGGTGACCAGCACTCCGATATTTATCCTTTCACAGAAGATGCTCTCGACCTGATTCTCCAACGTTCTCAAGGGAACATTCGACAGGTGCTATCCGTTTGCAGCCGTCTTCTTGATACTGCCGCAGTTGAGCAGGAAAACCGTATCTCCGGCGAATTTGTCCAAGAATCTATCTGA
- a CDS encoding PadR family transcriptional regulator yields MGPARGDRYDLTGFQRDLLYVIAGQDEPHGLAIKDELENYYEKEIHHGRLYPNLDTLVDKGLVEKSEKDRRTNVYSVTRRGTREIETHREWENK; encoded by the coding sequence ATCGGTCCGGCTCGGGGAGACAGGTACGATCTTACCGGATTCCAGCGCGACCTCCTGTACGTAATCGCTGGACAGGATGAGCCACACGGTCTTGCAATCAAAGACGAACTCGAGAACTACTACGAGAAAGAAATCCACCACGGACGACTGTATCCGAATCTGGACACACTCGTAGATAAAGGACTCGTCGAGAAAAGTGAGAAGGATCGACGAACCAACGTCTACTCAGTCACCCGTCGAGGCACTCGTGAAATCGAAACCCACCGAGAATGGGAGAACAAATAG